From Pectobacterium carotovorum, one genomic window encodes:
- the rng gene encoding ribonuclease G, whose amino-acid sequence MTAELLVNVTPSETRVAYIDGGILQEIHIERDAKRGIVGNIYKGRVSRVLPGMQAAFVDIGLDKAAFLHASDIMPHTECVAGDEQKNFHVRDIAELVRQGQDLMVQVVKDPLGTKGARLTTDITLPSRYLVFMPGASHVGVSQRIESEAERERLKKTVAEYCDDDGGFIIRTAAEGIGEEELSQDAAFLKRLWGKVMERKKRNQTKCKLYGEVALAQRILRDFAGAALDRIRIDSRLTYEALLEFTSEYIPEMTRKLEHYAGKQPIFDLFDVENEIQRSLDRKVELKSGGYLIIDQTEAMTTIDINTGAFVGHRNLDETIFNTNTEATQAIARQLRLRNLGGIIIIDFIDMNNEDHRRRVLHSLEQALSKDRVKTSINGFSQLGLVEMTRKRTRESIEHVLCHECPTCHGRGTVKTVESVCYEIMREIVRVHHAYDTDRFLVYASPAVGEALRSEESHALAEVEIFVGKQVKVQIEPLYSQEQFDVVMM is encoded by the coding sequence ATGACTGCTGAGTTACTGGTAAACGTTACACCCTCAGAAACGCGCGTTGCCTATATCGACGGCGGTATTCTGCAGGAAATCCATATTGAGCGTGATGCGAAGCGCGGTATTGTTGGCAACATTTATAAAGGCCGCGTGAGCCGCGTTCTGCCGGGCATGCAGGCAGCGTTCGTGGATATCGGTCTGGATAAAGCGGCATTCCTGCACGCGTCCGATATTATGCCGCACACCGAGTGTGTTGCCGGTGACGAACAGAAGAATTTTCACGTCCGTGATATCGCCGAGCTGGTGCGTCAGGGACAGGATCTTATGGTGCAGGTGGTCAAAGATCCACTGGGAACCAAAGGCGCGCGTCTGACGACCGATATCACGCTGCCGTCGCGCTATCTGGTGTTTATGCCCGGTGCATCGCACGTTGGCGTGTCACAGCGGATTGAGAGTGAAGCGGAACGTGAGCGCTTAAAGAAGACGGTCGCCGAGTATTGTGACGATGACGGTGGTTTTATCATTCGTACCGCAGCGGAAGGGATCGGTGAAGAAGAGCTCTCACAGGATGCGGCGTTCCTGAAGCGCCTGTGGGGCAAGGTGATGGAGCGCAAAAAGCGCAACCAGACCAAATGTAAGCTCTACGGCGAAGTCGCGCTCGCCCAGCGAATTTTGCGTGATTTCGCCGGTGCGGCGTTGGATCGCATTCGGATTGACTCCCGGCTGACGTATGAAGCACTGCTGGAATTTACCTCCGAATATATCCCGGAGATGACCCGCAAACTCGAACACTATGCGGGTAAACAGCCAATTTTTGACCTGTTTGATGTGGAAAATGAGATCCAGCGCTCGCTGGACAGAAAGGTTGAACTGAAGTCCGGCGGCTATTTGATCATCGATCAGACTGAAGCGATGACGACCATCGACATCAACACGGGGGCGTTTGTCGGCCACCGTAATCTGGATGAGACCATTTTCAATACCAACACGGAGGCTACGCAGGCGATCGCGCGGCAGCTGCGTCTGCGTAACCTCGGCGGCATTATCATTATCGACTTCATCGATATGAATAACGAAGATCACCGTCGGCGGGTACTGCATTCACTGGAGCAGGCGCTCAGTAAAGATCGGGTCAAAACCAGTATTAACGGCTTCTCTCAACTAGGATTAGTGGAGATGACGCGTAAACGTACGCGTGAGAGTATCGAACACGTACTCTGCCATGAATGCCCGACCTGCCACGGTCGCGGCACCGTGAAGACGGTAGAAAGCGTCTGCTATGAAATCATGCGTGAAATTGTGCGTGTCCACCACGCGTATGACACCGATCGTTTCCTGGTTTATGCCTCACCGGCTGTCGGGGAAGCGCTGAGAAGCGAAGAATCACACGCGTTAGCTGAGGTTGAAATTTTCGTCGGCAAGCAGGTCAAAGTACAAATCGAACCCCTGTATAGCCAGGAGCAGTTTGACGTCGTAATGATGTAA
- the yhdP gene encoding AsmA2 domain-containing protein YhdP: MRRLPGIVVIAGATLVVMVALLVSGLRLVLPQLDHFRPQLVAWAQSAVGVPLEIGSMTGRWESFGPTLEIEKLRTSLPESDWQVDRITLALDVWQSLLHGRWQFRDLTFHQLKLDINSQFTGQQQDSKLMESGKVSDLFLRQFDHFDLRDSHITFLTPSGSRAELSIPQLTWLNSDKRHRAEGLISLSSFNGQHGVVQMRMDLHDEQGLLSNGTFYLQADNIDMKPWLSRWMKNTTGLESADFSLAAWLNVREGDIHSGDVFLNQGTANWGEGRDAHRLNVDDMTLHVSRQENGWQVDVPELNLATDGVAWPKGRLSALWLPKNEHMLGPDRQEELRIRASNLALERVSTLLPLLSSTTPALKERWAELQPTGTLNTVAVDIPLQQPERSRFQANWQDVSWKQWKLLPGVDHFSGSARGSAERGQVSVALKQSTLPYVDMFRAPLEIKQASGTIDWRNDAQGLALWSHGLDVQAKSLWANGDFRYEQPAKQEPKLDILAGIRLTDAADAWRYYPEQFMGTELVDYLSGALKGGRVDNATLIFAGNPQHFPYTHNEGQFEVWVPVKEATFEFQPGWPALTPLDINLDFANNGLWMFAPQIWLGKVEGKNISAVIPDYEKEMLLIDGELDGPGPEVGNYFHQTPLKSSLGTALDELKIGGPVKGTLHLDIPLAGDDVRASGDIALNNNSLYIKPLDTTIKNLTGKFRYENGNLRSDTLQANWMNQPMTVNFTTEEQAKAFLVNVGLQGDWQPALLPGLPTSASKDVSGSAGWKSTVAVNLPHSGKTTYDVDVQADLNKVSSHLPNPLSKPAGENLPLEVKANGDLNGFTMHGRLGKDNHFNSQWLLKGDTVTLARASWQNGTTAAPALPEDSSLVLDLPPLDAESWLGLLPSLRASTSAEGRKAHSSLRFPEAVTLRTPELQLLGQQWHDLEITRKNTLGGSEVQAKGREIDGMVEIPNRGIWRSDINYLYYNPQWKGNEATNPVALAEKKSPLNDPSISFEDWPSLAVNCRQCWIIGQNMGSIQGTLLPEKEKLTLTDGIIDTGKARLTVNGSWQENAEGVRTALKGRLTGESLEQNANWFGVDSPLKAGSFDVDYDLYWRGTPWAPDIASLSGILHTRIGKGEIAEVGAGQAGQLLRLLSFDALMRKLRFDFSDTFGRGFYFDSIRSTAWIKDGVLHTDDMLIDGLEADIAMKGDLDLAQRQVNMEAVIAPEISATVGVATAFAVNPVVGAAVFAASKVLAPLWNKISLIRYQISGSVDQPKIQEVLREPNKKKGE; the protein is encoded by the coding sequence GTGAGGCGACTGCCCGGAATTGTAGTCATCGCGGGTGCCACTCTTGTCGTGATGGTTGCGCTGTTAGTCAGCGGCTTAAGACTGGTGCTGCCGCAGCTCGATCACTTCCGGCCACAGCTGGTGGCCTGGGCGCAGTCTGCGGTGGGTGTTCCGTTAGAAATCGGCTCGATGACGGGGCGGTGGGAGTCCTTTGGCCCCACGCTGGAGATTGAAAAGCTTCGCACGTCCCTGCCGGAATCGGACTGGCAGGTTGATCGCATTACGCTGGCGTTGGATGTGTGGCAGTCGCTGTTGCACGGGCGCTGGCAGTTTCGCGATCTCACGTTTCACCAGTTAAAGCTTGATATCAATAGCCAATTTACCGGGCAGCAGCAGGACAGCAAACTGATGGAGTCAGGAAAAGTCAGCGACCTTTTCCTGCGCCAGTTTGACCACTTTGACCTGCGTGATAGCCACATTACCTTTCTTACCCCTTCCGGCTCCCGTGCGGAGCTGAGCATTCCGCAACTGACCTGGCTGAATTCCGACAAACGTCATCGTGCGGAAGGTTTGATCAGCCTGTCGAGTTTTAACGGTCAGCACGGCGTGGTGCAAATGCGCATGGACTTGCATGATGAGCAGGGGCTGCTCAGCAACGGCACGTTCTACCTGCAAGCTGACAATATCGATATGAAGCCCTGGCTCAGCCGCTGGATGAAAAACACGACCGGGCTGGAAAGCGCCGATTTTAGCCTGGCGGCCTGGCTGAACGTTCGTGAAGGCGACATCCACAGCGGTGATGTGTTCCTTAATCAGGGTACGGCTAACTGGGGTGAAGGTCGCGATGCACATCGCCTGAATGTCGATGACATGACGCTGCATGTCAGCCGTCAGGAAAATGGCTGGCAGGTGGATGTTCCTGAATTGAATCTGGCAACGGATGGCGTCGCCTGGCCGAAAGGTCGGCTCTCCGCCCTCTGGCTGCCAAAAAATGAACACATGTTAGGGCCCGATCGGCAGGAAGAGCTGCGCATTCGAGCCAGTAATCTGGCGCTGGAGCGGGTAAGTACGCTGCTCCCGTTGCTGTCCAGCACAACGCCAGCGTTGAAAGAGCGCTGGGCAGAGCTGCAACCGACGGGCACATTGAATACCGTTGCTGTTGATATCCCTCTGCAACAGCCGGAGAGAAGCCGCTTTCAGGCTAACTGGCAGGACGTGAGCTGGAAGCAGTGGAAATTGCTGCCGGGGGTCGATCATTTCTCTGGTTCTGCCCGCGGCAGCGCCGAGCGTGGTCAGGTCAGCGTAGCGTTAAAGCAGAGCACGCTGCCCTATGTTGATATGTTCCGTGCGCCGCTGGAAATCAAGCAGGCCAGCGGCACGATTGACTGGCGTAATGACGCTCAGGGGCTGGCGCTCTGGAGCCACGGGCTGGACGTGCAGGCGAAATCGCTATGGGCTAACGGCGATTTCCGTTATGAGCAGCCTGCTAAACAGGAACCGAAGCTGGATATTCTGGCGGGTATCCGGCTGACCGACGCAGCGGACGCCTGGCGCTATTATCCTGAACAGTTTATGGGCACCGAGCTGGTGGACTATCTGAGCGGCGCGCTGAAGGGCGGCCGTGTTGATAACGCGACGCTGATCTTTGCCGGTAATCCGCAGCATTTCCCGTATACGCATAATGAAGGTCAGTTTGAAGTCTGGGTTCCGGTTAAAGAGGCGACCTTCGAGTTTCAACCGGGCTGGCCTGCGCTGACGCCGCTGGATATCAATCTGGATTTCGCCAACAACGGCCTGTGGATGTTTGCGCCGCAAATCTGGCTGGGTAAGGTGGAAGGCAAGAATATTAGTGCGGTCATTCCTGATTATGAAAAAGAGATGTTGCTCATTGATGGCGAACTGGACGGTCCGGGGCCTGAAGTGGGGAACTATTTTCATCAGACGCCGCTGAAATCCTCGCTGGGTACGGCGCTGGATGAGCTGAAAATTGGCGGACCGGTGAAAGGCACGCTGCATCTGGATATTCCGCTTGCCGGTGACGATGTTCGCGCCAGTGGCGATATCGCGCTGAACAATAACAGTCTCTACATCAAGCCGCTGGATACCACGATTAAGAATCTCACTGGTAAGTTTCGCTATGAAAACGGCAACTTACGCAGTGACACGCTCCAGGCTAACTGGATGAATCAGCCGATGACGGTCAATTTCACGACGGAAGAGCAAGCGAAGGCTTTTCTGGTGAATGTTGGTTTGCAAGGCGACTGGCAGCCTGCGCTTTTGCCCGGTTTACCGACATCGGCAAGCAAAGACGTGTCCGGTTCGGCAGGCTGGAAAAGTACGGTCGCCGTCAACCTGCCGCATTCCGGTAAAACAACCTACGATGTTGATGTACAGGCCGATCTAAATAAAGTAAGTAGTCACTTACCTAACCCGTTAAGTAAACCTGCTGGTGAGAACCTGCCGCTGGAGGTAAAAGCCAACGGTGACCTGAATGGCTTCACGATGCACGGACGGTTGGGCAAGGATAACCACTTCAATAGCCAATGGCTGCTGAAAGGCGACACCGTGACGCTGGCACGAGCAAGCTGGCAGAACGGGACAACGGCGGCACCTGCATTACCAGAAGATTCCTCGCTGGTGCTCGATCTTCCGCCGTTGGATGCGGAAAGCTGGCTGGGGCTCCTGCCATCGCTGCGTGCCTCGACATCGGCGGAAGGCAGAAAGGCACACAGTTCCCTTCGTTTCCCGGAAGCGGTGACGTTGCGGACACCTGAGCTACAGCTGCTAGGGCAGCAGTGGCACGATCTGGAAATCACACGCAAAAATACGCTGGGTGGCAGTGAAGTACAGGCAAAAGGGCGTGAAATTGACGGAATGGTTGAGATACCCAATCGCGGCATATGGCGCAGCGATATCAATTATCTCTACTACAATCCTCAGTGGAAAGGGAATGAAGCGACCAACCCGGTGGCGTTAGCAGAGAAAAAATCGCCGCTGAACGACCCGAGCATTAGCTTTGAAGACTGGCCGTCGCTGGCGGTTAACTGTCGCCAGTGCTGGATTATCGGGCAGAATATGGGAAGTATTCAGGGAACGCTGCTGCCAGAAAAGGAAAAATTAACGCTGACGGACGGCATTATTGATACGGGTAAAGCCCGTCTGACGGTGAACGGTTCCTGGCAGGAAAATGCGGAAGGCGTACGGACCGCACTAAAAGGCCGCCTGACGGGAGAAAGTCTGGAGCAGAACGCTAACTGGTTCGGCGTTGATTCACCGCTCAAGGCCGGTTCTTTCGATGTGGATTACGATTTGTACTGGCGTGGAACACCTTGGGCACCGGATATTGCCAGCCTGAGCGGAATATTGCACACGCGCATTGGTAAGGGTGAAATTGCCGAAGTTGGCGCGGGCCAGGCGGGTCAACTGCTGCGTTTATTGAGCTTCGATGCGCTGATGCGTAAGCTGCGGTTTGATTTTAGTGATACGTTTGGTCGTGGATTTTACTTCGATTCGATTCGTAGCACCGCATGGATTAAAGACGGTGTGTTGCATACTGATGATATGCTGATCGACGGGCTGGAGGCAGATATCGCGATGAAAGGCGATCTCGACCTCGCTCAGCGACAGGTCAATATGGAAGCGGTTATTGCCCCGGAAATTTCCGCGACGGTGGGCGTGGCGACCGCATTTGCCGTCAACCCGGTTGTGGGAGCCGCCGTGTTTGCTGCCAGTAAAGTGCTGGCACCGCTATGGAACAAGATTTCGCTGATTCGTTACCAGATTTCCGGTAGCGTCGATCAGCCAAAGATTCAGGAAGTGCTGCGTGAGCCGAACAAAAAGAAAGGCGAATAA